The sequence CACCCAGGGGCTCGGGGGCCACCGGGTCGGCGGCGGGGTACCCAAGGGTCTCGGTCACGGGTGAAGCTCCTTGTACGGGGTCCGGACGGCCGGGCGGGCGAGCGGGCGGCGTATGCGGCGGGGACGGAGGGGCGGGCTCGGGGGCATCAGGCCACCTCCGAGCGGTCGGCGGCCATACCGGCCGCGTCCAGCAGGGCCGTGCCGACGATGAGGTCGGCGCCGCCGAACTCGGGGTCGGCCAGCTCCGTGCCGTCGTCGACGGCGAACAGCAGCTGCGACTCCCCCTGGCGGTAGGCCGTACCGACCGGCGGGCTGGCCGCGTGCACCGCCAACAGGGCGACGAGGTAGGGGAGTTCGGGATCCCGTCGGCGCGCCTCGGCCAGCAGGCCGGAGAGCCTGCGGGGCGCGTCGGCGGGCAGGTCGAGCAGCTCCATCGCGGCCTCCAGCTGCTCCTCGCTGAAGCGGCTGTCGTCGGGCGTGGCCACCAGATCGGGCTCGGGCATCTCCGCCCCGAGGTGCTCGCGTTCCAGGGGCGGGGTGAGCAGCACCTCGACCAGATCGCCGACGCGGACCGCCGAGGGGGTGCGCAGCCCCGTGCCGCGGGCGAAGAAGGCGTCGGTGACGCGGATGGCACTCTCGGCGGGCAGCGGCAGCAGCGGGGCGACCAGCTGGCCGTAGAGGTCCAGGCCGGAGCGGGCGGCGGGGGCGGCGAACGCCTGCCGGTCCTGTTCGGCGCGGAAGAGCGGGCCGGCCTCCAGCAGCCGGGACTGGAGCTGGGTGTGCCGCCGGATGCAGTCCTTGACGATGTCGACCAGCTCGGCGGCGCGCCGCTTGTGCTCCCCGGTCTTGTGGTCGACGGCCTCGGCCTCGTCGCGGGCCTTGCGGATGTTGGTGAGGATGGCGTTCTCGTGGCGGTAGCGGTCCGCGACGTGGTCCAGCGCCTCGGCGATCATGTCGGGTACGGCCTGGAGCCAGTCGACGGCGCGGACGTTGCGCCGCGTCGCCTCCAGGGTCTTGCGCAGCGTCTCGGCGTACTGGACGGTGCGGTAGCGGGCCTGCTCGGCGGCGAGCTGGGCGTCGGCCAGCCGGCCGCGGTTGATCAGCACCTCCAGCTTGACCTCGGCGGCGATCTGGGCGCTGGTGACGTCCGTGTCGAGCGCACCGACCAGGACGTTGACCGCCTCGTCGGTGGCCCTCAGGTAGACCGTGCCGCCGGGCCCGGGGACCTCCTCGATCAGCTTGAAGTCGTAATCGCGGCGGACATACTCGCCATCGGTGGTGAAAGTGCCGTAAACGGCCCGGAAGCCGCGGTCCACGCTGCCGACGTTGATCAGGTTCTCCAGCACCCAGCGGGCCACCCGCTCGTGTTCGGCCTGGGGGCGCCGCGGGGCCTGGGCGGCGACCCGCGGGAGCACCTTCGCCACTATCTCCTCGTGATCGGCGCCGGTGTCGAAGTCCATGTTCAGCGTGACGAGGTCGATGACGGCGAGCGCCACCTCCGCCATCGCGTAGACGCCGTACTCCCCCGCGAGGTTGGCCTTGCGCGCATCGAGGTCGTGCAGCGGCGCGGTGCACGCCAGGGCGCGCAGCCGGCGGGCCAGGCCCTCGTCGGCGGCCGGGCCCGGGGCGGGCCGGTTCGGCCCGTTGAGCTGGGGCGCAGCGGCCCCCGAGGCGGGAAAAGTCACGTCGCACAGAGTAGGCGCTCCCACTGACAACGGACGAAACGGCGCGGTCTCGCGCGACGCGGGACGTGCCGGCAGGGGGCGTCGGCCTCAGTGCGTCGCCGTCAGTGCGTCGCCCCCTCCGCCACCCGCAGGTCCGTGGTGGTGCGGGCGGCCGTCACCGCGATCTCCCGCAGCGCCCGCGCCACCGACGCGACGGGCAGGGACGGCAGCCCCCGGTCGGTGACCTGTTCCGGCGCGTACGGGACGTGCACGAAGCCGCCCCGTACGCCGGGCAGTTCGGTGGCGAGCAGGTGCGCGAGCCCGTAGAAGACGTGGTTGCAGACGAAGGTGCCCGCGGTGTTGGAGACCGAGGCGGGCAGCCCCGCGGCGCGGACCGCCGCCACACATGCCTTGACCGGCAGGGTGGAGAAGTACGCGGCCGGGCCGCCGGGCACGATCGCCTCGTCCACGGGCTCCGCGCCGGAAACATCCGGAATACGCGCATCGTCCACGTTGATGGCGACACGTTCGACGGTGATGTCGGGGCGCCCGCCCGCCTGGCCGACGCACACCACGATCTCCGGGCGGGTGTCCGCCACCGCGGCGCGCAGGGCGGTCAGCGATCCCCCGTAGACGCAGGGCAGCTCCACGGCGAACATCTCGAACCCCGGCGGCGGTTCTGCCGCGGCGGCCCGCACCGCGCGCCAGGAGGGGTTGGTCGGCTCGCCGCCGAAGGGCTCGAATCCGGTCAGCAGTACCCGGGGCATGGGCGGTTCCTCGGCAGGTCGGAGGG is a genomic window of Streptomyces gilvosporeus containing:
- the pcp gene encoding pyroglutamyl-peptidase I — its product is MPRVLLTGFEPFGGEPTNPSWRAVRAAAAEPPPGFEMFAVELPCVYGGSLTALRAAVADTRPEIVVCVGQAGGRPDITVERVAINVDDARIPDVSGAEPVDEAIVPGGPAAYFSTLPVKACVAAVRAAGLPASVSNTAGTFVCNHVFYGLAHLLATELPGVRGGFVHVPYAPEQVTDRGLPSLPVASVARALREIAVTAARTTTDLRVAEGATH